The Plasmodium berghei ANKA genome assembly, chromosome: 12 genome contains a region encoding:
- a CDS encoding enolase, putative, producing MAHVITRINAREILDSRGNPTVEVDLETTLGIFRAAVPSGASTGIYEALELRDNDKSRYLGKGVQQAIKNINEIIAPKLIGLDCREQKKIDNMMVQELDGSKTEWGWSKSKLGANAILAISMAICRAGAAANKTSLYKYLAQLAGKNTEKMILPVPCLNVINGGSHAGNKLSFQEFMIVPVGAPSFKEAMRYGAEVYHTLKSEIKKKYGIDATNVGDEGGFAPNILNAHEALDLLVASIKKAGYENKVKIAMDVAASEFYNIETKTYDLDFKTPNNDKSLVKTGQELVDLYIELVKKYPIISIEDPFDQDDWENYAKLTEAIGKDVQIVGDDLLVTNPTRIEKALEKKACNALLLKVNQIGSITEAIEACLLSQKNNWGVMVSHRSGETEDVFIADLVVALRTGQIKTGAPCRSERNAKYNQLFRIEESLGANGSFAGDKFRLQLN from the exons ATGGCTCATGTAATAACACGCATAAATGCTCGTGAAATATTGG ATTCCCGAGGAAATCCTACCGTTGAAGTTGATCTTGAAACCACCCTTGGAATTTTCAGAGCAGCAGTACCATCAGGAGCTTCAACTGGTATATATGAAGCCCTTGAATTAAGagataatgataaaagtAGATATTTAGGAAAGGGTGTGCAACAagctataaaaaatattaacgAAATCATAGCTCCAAAATTAATTGGATTAGATTGTAgagaacaaaaaaaaatcgacAATATGATGGTTCAAGAATTAGATGGAAGTAAGACTGAATGGGGATGGTCAAAGAGTAAATTAGGAGCAAATGCAATATTAGCTATTTCAATGGCTATATGTAGAGCAGGTGCGGCAGCAAATAAAACATccttatataaatatttagcCCAATTAGCTGGTAAAAATAcagaaaaaatgattttacCAGTTCCATGCTTAAATGTTATTAATGGAGGTTCACATGCaggaaataaattatcTTTTCAAGAATTTATGATCGTTCCAGTTGGAGCACCAAGCTTTAAAGAAGCAATGAGATATGGAGCTGAAGTATATCATACTTTAAAAtctgaaattaaaaaaaaatatggtaTTGATGCTACAAATGTTGGTGATGAAGGTGGATTTGCTCCAAACATATTAAATGCTCATGAAGCTCTTGATTTATTAGTAGCATCTATTAAAAAGGCAGGATATGAAAATAAGGTAAAGATTGCTATGGATGTAGCTGCTTCagaattttataatatcgAAACTAAAACATATGACCTTGATTTTAAAACACCAAATAATGACAAATCATTAGTTAAAACCGGACAAGAATTAGTTGACTTATATATTGAATTAGTTAAGAAATATCCAATTATTTCAATTGAAGATCCTTTTGATCAAGATGATTGGGAAAATTATGCAAAATTAACAGAAGCTATTGGAAAAGATGTACAAATTGTTGGTGATGATTTATTAGTTACTAATCCAACTAGAATTGAAAAAgctttagaaaaaaaagctTGCAATGCTTTGTTATTAAAAGTTAACCAAATCGGTTCAATTACTGAAGCCATTGAAGCTTGTTTATTatctcaaaaaaataactgGGGTGTTATGGTTTCACATCGATCTGGAGAAACTGAAGATGTATTTATAGCTGATTTAGTAGTTGCATTAAGAACTGGACAAATTAAAACAGGAGCACCATGCAGAAGTGAAAGAAatgcaaaatataatcaatTGTTTAGAATTGAAGAATCATTAGGTGCTAATGGATCATTTGCTGGTGATAAATTCAGATTACaattaaattaa
- a CDS encoding Rab3 GTPase-activating protein non-catalytic subunit, putative encodes MSNDGKNETLNKHKEYGIVNKVDNNTKVIYSYQNVKSHNFIKTENSHKGGCPYAKMTKSYDLPTNKEEETKYNLPNNTQNDKIKLEEIFALGTLMQISNNIFINTNHSITKEDINIKNCKIVIYESNNSLPDLNKRDDEFINMLFYFQNKNYLFFLIYCLNKKNVVYLKFFNPLLIEKENIESINLFFINNCFPHIVLGLNNGKMCLYNHEGVICMQNKFIDCKIKKIFLEHNHNYILFLHENNTIINSNSNLIKHALETNNKILPIDYIFTVNKNIQINHIILRYNNTLDSINRDLYSAFGKNDLFKYINNCTSENVDEFEKNANNLNLNGPRNASYIIASKNMTWAILNIIKPNAKFDFLIKRESYGTSEKLSSKINNFIKNIFVKDSESLLNTSSNKIHINNTNQNISMNNISNNNHSIYTFNTNMIYTFNDPKRQIIDICICPWNSYLVLAIDNLGRMCLYNISRLNILYMWKSYRSAFMSFILKKNNNQLSRNIQNDNSTKIINSNIFYVTSTDKSYKKGIFFYIKPRNLIEIWDINTLYKIYEIRTFDDPILFKFFFKDHDTPNDVYFFNTNTHVFVINSKFEVLHIKWV; translated from the coding sequence ATGAGTAATGATGGTAAAAACGAAACTTTAAATAAACACAAAGAATATGGAATAGTAAATAAAGtagataataatacaaaagttatttattcatatcaaaatgtaaaatcacacaattttataaaaactGAAAATTCACACAAAGGTGGTTGCCCCTATGCAAAAATGACAAAGTCATATGATTTGCCAACAAATAAAGAAGAggaaacaaaatataacttACCAAATAATAcacaaaatgataaaataaaactcGAAGAAATATTTGCACTTGGAACATTAATGCaaatatcaaataatatatttataaatactaATCATAGTATAACAAAagaagatataaatataaaaaattgtaaaatagtaatatatgaatcaaataattctttaccagatttaaataaaagagATGAcgaatttattaatatgctattttattttcaaaataagaattatctattttttcttatatattgtttaaataaaaaaaatgtagtttatttaaaattttttaatcctttattaattgaaaaggaaaatatagaatcgataaatttattttttataaataattgttttCCTCATATTGTCTTAGGTTTGAATAATGGGAAAATGTGTTTATATAATCATGAAGGTGTTATATGTAtgcaaaataaatttattgattgtaaaataaaaaaaatatttttagaacataatcataattatattttatttcttcatgaaaataatacaattataaattcaaattcaaatttaattaaacatGCCTtagaaacaaataataaaatattacccattgattatatatttacagttaataaaaatatacaaataaatcatataaTACTTAGGTATAATAATACTTTAGATTCTATAAATAGAGATTTATATTCAGCATTTGGAAAAAATGatctttttaaatatataaataattgcACATCAGAAAACGTAGAcgaatttgaaaaaaatgcaaataatttaaatttgaaTGGACCTAGAAATGCAAGTTATATTATAGCgtcaaaaaatatgactTGGgcaattttaaatataattaaaccAAATGCTAAATTcgattttttgataaaaagaGAATCTTATGGGACTTCAGAAAAACTAAGTTCTAAAATTAACaactttataaaaaatatatttgtaaaagaTAGTGAATCCTTATTAAATACATCTTCtaataaaattcatataaataatactaatcaaaatatatcaatgaataatataagtAACAATAATCATTctatatacacatttaatacaaatatgaTATACACATTTAACGATCCTAAAAGACAAATCATTGATATTTGTATATGTCCATGGAATAGTTACTTAGTTTTAGCAATTGACAATTTAGGTAGAATgtgtttatataatatttcaagattaaatattttgtacaTGTGGAAAAGTTATAGATCGGCTTTTATGAGTTTTATActaaaaaagaataataacCAATTATCTagaaatatacaaaatgataattccacaaaaattattaacagtaatattttttatgttacTTCAACTGATAAGAGTTACAAAAaaggaatatttttttatattaaaccACGAAATTTAATTGAAATATGggatataaatacattatataaaatatatgaaataagAACTTTTGATGACCCAAtcttatttaaattttttttcaaagaTCATGATACCCCTAAtgatgtatatttttttaatacaaataCTCACGTATTTGTGATCAATTCGAAATTTGAAGTTCTTCACATAAAATGGGTTTAA